The proteins below come from a single Esox lucius isolate fEsoLuc1 chromosome 7, fEsoLuc1.pri, whole genome shotgun sequence genomic window:
- the LOC105008868 gene encoding rho-related GTP-binding protein RhoG, with protein sequence MQTIKCVVVGDGAVGKTCLLISYTTNAFPEEYIPTVFDNYSAQISVDGRAISLNLWDTAGQEEYDRLRTLSYPQTNVFIICFSIGSPSSHANVRHKWHPEVSHHCPGVPVLLVGTKRDLRGDAEAVKKLKEHGLAPTTLQQGNALAKQIGAVKYLECSALMQDGVREVFAEAVRAVLYPVTKKNPKKCVLL encoded by the coding sequence ATGCAGACCATAAAGTGTGTGGTGGTTGGCGATGGTGCAGTGGGTAAGACTTGCTTGCTCATCTCCTACACAACCAATGCCTTTCCAGAGGAGTACATCCCTACTGTGTTCGACAACTATAGTGCCCAGATAAGTGTGGATGGCCGCGCCATCAGCCTCAACCTTTGGGACACAGCAGGCCAGGAGGAGTATGATCGCCTGCGTACCCTTTCCTACCCACAGACCAACGTCTTTATCATCTGCTTCTCCATCGGCAGCCCTTCCTCTCATGCCAACGTAAGGCACAAGTGGCACCCAGAGGTGTCCCATCACTGCCCTGGAGTTCCAGTGCTGTTGGTGGGCACCAAAAGGGATCTGCGTGGAGATGCAGAAGCAGTGAAGAAGTTGAAGGAGCATGGCTTGGCCCCTACCACCCTTCAGCAGGGCAACGCCTTAGCCAAGCAGATTGGAGCTGTCAAATACTTGGAATGCTCAGCTCTGATGCAGGACGGAGTGAGGGAGGTGTTTGCAGAGGCTGTCCGAGCTGTTCTCTACCCTGTTACTAAGAAGAATCCCAAGAAGTGtgttctgttataa